In Candidatus Woesebacteria bacterium, one DNA window encodes the following:
- a CDS encoding Glycosyl transferase, group 2: MKTSLIIPTYNEEKVIGKCLRSLANQTYKDFEVIVVDDGSTDKTWEVLSELKVENLKLKVIRESHLGAGAARNLGTKSATGEILVFVDADMTFDKDFLKKLVEPIVLGKAKGTFSKEEYVSNWDNIWARCWNINENWEEKRRHPKNYPDFQPVFRAILKSEFERVNGFEAGGYDDDWSLYRKLGYKAKNAEGAIFYHKNPESLSEVYNHAKWVGKRKYKMGYLGYLVALIRASLPVSLVLGLFKGIKNMELRFLIFKIVYDFGLSIGVLEMILKGKMGK, from the coding sequence ATGAAAACGTCACTAATTATTCCAACTTACAATGAGGAAAAAGTAATTGGGAAGTGCTTGAGGTCTTTGGCAAATCAAACTTATAAAGACTTTGAGGTTATAGTGGTTGATGATGGATCAACCGACAAAACTTGGGAGGTTTTGTCGGAGTTAAAAGTTGAAAATTTAAAGTTAAAAGTGATAAGGGAGTCCCATCTTGGCGCAGGTGCGGCAAGAAACTTGGGCACAAAAAGCGCGACAGGAGAAATTTTGGTTTTTGTTGACGCTGATATGACCTTTGACAAGGACTTCTTGAAAAAATTGGTTGAGCCAATAGTCTTAGGCAAAGCTAAGGGAACTTTTAGCAAGGAAGAGTACGTCTCAAATTGGGACAATATCTGGGCCAGGTGCTGGAATATCAACGAGAATTGGGAAGAAAAACGTCGCCACCCTAAAAATTATCCTGATTTTCAGCCTGTTTTTAGGGCAATTTTAAAAAGCGAATTTGAAAGAGTTAATGGCTTTGAAGCTGGTGGTTATGATGATGATTGGAGTCTTTATAGAAAACTTGGTTATAAAGCCAAAAATGCAGAAGGCGCAATTTTTTATCATAAAAACCCTGAAAGCTTGAGCGAGGTTTATAATCATGCAAAGTGGGTAGGGAAAAGAAAGTATAAAATGGGTTATTTGGGTTATTTAGTAGCTTTAATAAGAGCTTCTTTGCCGGTTTCTTTGGTGTTGGGACTTTTTAAGGGGATAAAAAATATGGAGTTGAGGTTTTTGATATTTAAAATTGTTTATGATTTTGGCTTGAGTATTGGTGTTTTGGAGATGATTTTAAAAGGGAAGATGGGCAAGTGA
- a CDS encoding Glycosyl transferase, family 2, translated as MSKRKIFIVIPAYNEAKVIHKVISDIRKEGFKNIVVVDDGSNDDTKKVASKAKAKVLSHFINRGKGAAVKTGLEYAKLEKADIVVTIDGDGQHNPKDIKRMIKKIDEGYDIVLGSRFLNKKNKMPLFNRLANHLANIIVFLTYSLWVSDSQSGFRAYTRKALEKIDTRLDRYEFDSEVIREIAKHKIKFCETPIDVFYTQYSISKTQKQSLKNGIKTLIKILIS; from the coding sequence ATGAGTAAAAGAAAAATATTTATCGTCATTCCAGCTTATAACGAAGCGAAGGTTATTCATAAAGTTATTTCTGATATCAGAAAAGAGGGATTCAAAAATATAGTTGTGGTTGATGATGGATCAAATGATGATACAAAAAAGGTAGCTTCAAAAGCAAAGGCTAAAGTTTTAAGTCATTTTATCAACCGAGGAAAAGGAGCGGCTGTTAAAACAGGCCTTGAATACGCAAAATTAGAAAAGGCCGATATCGTGGTAACTATAGATGGCGACGGTCAGCATAACCCTAAAGATATTAAAAGAATGATCAAAAAAATAGATGAAGGATACGATATCGTTCTTGGTTCACGCTTTCTTAACAAAAAAAATAAAATGCCTCTTTTCAATAGATTAGCAAACCACCTTGCCAACATCATTGTCTTCCTAACTTACAGTCTCTGGGTTTCAGATTCCCAATCAGGATTCAGAGCCTACACAAGAAAAGCTTTAGAAAAAATAGACACAAGGCTTGATAGATATGAATTTGATAGTGAAGTAATAAGAGAAATAGCAAAACATAAAATCAAGTTCTGCGAGACACCAATAGATGTTTTTTACACCCAATACTCAATTTCAAAAACCCAAAAGCAAAGCCTAAAAAATGGAATAAAAACACTAATAAAAATTCTTATCTCATAG